One segment of Vibrio mimicus DNA contains the following:
- the vpsO gene encoding exopolysaccharide regulatory tyrosine autokinase VpsO (Vps genes contribute to biofilm formation by directing biosynthesis of the exopolysaccharide VPS (Vibrio polysaccharide), a major constituent of the biofilm matrix. VpsO is the cognate protein-tyrosine phosphatase.), whose protein sequence is MTDKQFTQEEVLDIRQYFNVLLNYKWRILLFSIMVTAITLLVVLSMRSEYTARATILIESTQAKAVSIEEVYGLDTKSQEYYLTQIEILKSDTIAEEVIKRLDLASNPEFDPESSTNERSGLSQQLLEWMPFLKAFKTQDVVLDPEQEEYRHSRLVLFKFKRGMNISPIRKTQLVNIYYTTGDPKLAAQIANEIARVYMDSHLEAKLEVELKANTWLNTRMGELREKLRESEAELQAFLKAEGLVDIQGVEGLASQELEELTSQMNKARDRRVAAETLYLVANSYSKNDSDLTALSSIPEISNHPTIRDLKVAEVDAERKVSEFSKRYGPKHPKLKSATAQLEAVRKNLRSELKQLLNGINNELQAAKQAERSLQTEFNQRKSEFQTLTVKNAKYSELKREVQTNRELFDLFLARQKETSASGDFNTTIARFTDQANPPLVPSKPNKKLLVLLAFVASFGFACVVAFIADAMSDTFADIKQVEKQLALSLLGIVPAISKRRGKLDAKAYFDEGLRELTEAVRTIRTSYLLAHVNKEQHVVMLTSSLPGEGKTTSSINLALSLAQMEKTLLIECDLRKPAVAHRFSIAGSQPGVTNVLTGTRLEECIYHDEQSGLDILTAGVYTANPLELLSSTAFSELLADLRTRYQRIVIDTPPCLAVSDSFMLAQYADSVILVIDASHTRTPVVREVVGKLTQQGTRIDGVILNRLNAKKASGYSGYYHYQAYYGEENKPGATE, encoded by the coding sequence ATGACAGATAAACAATTCACTCAGGAAGAAGTGCTGGATATTCGTCAGTATTTTAATGTGTTGCTGAACTATAAGTGGCGAATCTTACTGTTTTCTATCATGGTCACGGCGATCACCTTGCTGGTGGTGCTGTCGATGCGTTCTGAATACACCGCCCGAGCAACGATTTTAATCGAATCGACACAGGCGAAAGCGGTATCGATAGAAGAGGTCTATGGGCTCGATACCAAAAGCCAAGAATACTATCTGACTCAAATTGAGATCCTTAAGTCAGACACTATTGCGGAAGAGGTCATCAAACGCTTGGATCTGGCCAGTAATCCTGAGTTTGACCCAGAATCAAGCACGAATGAACGCTCTGGGCTCAGTCAACAGCTATTGGAGTGGATGCCATTTCTAAAAGCGTTTAAGACGCAAGATGTGGTGCTGGATCCGGAACAAGAAGAGTACCGTCACAGTCGGCTGGTTTTGTTCAAATTTAAACGTGGGATGAACATTAGCCCAATCCGCAAAACGCAATTGGTCAATATTTACTACACCACGGGAGATCCTAAACTCGCAGCGCAAATTGCCAATGAAATTGCACGTGTGTATATGGACAGCCATCTAGAAGCGAAGCTAGAAGTGGAGTTAAAAGCCAATACTTGGCTTAACACGCGAATGGGAGAATTGCGTGAAAAACTGCGTGAATCAGAGGCAGAGCTGCAGGCGTTTTTGAAAGCGGAAGGTTTGGTTGATATTCAAGGTGTAGAGGGCTTGGCTTCTCAAGAATTAGAAGAGCTTACCTCACAGATGAACAAAGCGCGCGATCGACGTGTTGCGGCTGAAACACTGTATTTAGTGGCGAACAGCTACAGCAAAAACGACAGTGATTTAACGGCGTTATCGTCCATCCCTGAAATTTCAAACCACCCGACCATTCGGGATTTAAAGGTGGCAGAAGTCGATGCGGAGCGCAAAGTTTCAGAATTCTCCAAACGTTATGGGCCTAAACACCCAAAACTAAAATCGGCCACCGCCCAGTTGGAAGCGGTGCGCAAAAACTTACGCTCAGAATTAAAACAGTTGCTCAACGGCATCAATAATGAGTTACAAGCCGCTAAGCAAGCGGAACGCTCGTTACAAACCGAGTTCAACCAACGCAAGTCTGAATTTCAGACTCTGACGGTAAAAAATGCCAAATATTCCGAGTTAAAGCGTGAGGTACAGACCAACCGAGAGCTGTTTGATCTGTTCTTGGCTCGCCAAAAAGAGACCAGTGCTTCGGGGGACTTTAATACCACGATTGCTCGCTTTACCGATCAAGCCAATCCGCCTTTAGTCCCAAGTAAACCGAATAAAAAGCTGCTGGTTTTGTTGGCGTTTGTTGCCTCGTTTGGTTTTGCTTGCGTAGTGGCCTTTATTGCCGATGCGATGTCCGATACGTTTGCCGATATCAAACAGGTGGAGAAACAGTTAGCGTTGAGCCTGCTTGGGATCGTGCCCGCCATCAGTAAGCGTCGCGGAAAGTTAGATGCCAAAGCCTATTTTGATGAAGGGCTGCGCGAGTTGACGGAAGCCGTACGAACTATACGCACCAGTTATCTGCTTGCCCATGTCAATAAAGAGCAGCATGTTGTCATGCTCACCTCAAGTTTGCCCGGGGAGGGTAAAACCACCTCGAGCATTAACTTGGCACTATCGTTAGCACAAATGGAAAAAACCCTGCTGATTGAGTGCGATTTACGTAAACCTGCGGTTGCGCATCGTTTCTCGATAGCAGGCTCACAACCGGGAGTCACTAACGTATTGACGGGCACCCGTTTGGAAGAGTGCATCTACCATGATGAACAGTCGGGGTTAGATATTCTCACTGCTGGAGTTTATACCGCCAACCCATTGGAGCTGCTGTCATCGACGGCATTCAGTGAACTATTGGCCGATCTGCGGACACGCTACCAACGGATTGTGATTGATACGCCACCTTGCCTTGCGGTCAGCGACAGTTTTATGTTGGCGCAATATGCGGATTCGGTCATCTTGGTGATTGATGCAAGCCACACCCGAACACCAGTGGTGCGTGAAGTGGTTGGAAAGCTCACTCAACAAGGGACTCGAATTGACGGCGTAATTCTCAATCGTCTGAATGCGAAAAAAGCGTCAGGTTACAGTGGTTACTACCATTACCAAGCCTACTATGGTGAAGAAAATAAACCAGGAGCCACAGAGTGA
- the vpsN gene encoding exopolysaccharide export protein VpsN has product MMKSLFSLLLCLLLLPSLAIANDDFYRLGVGDQIRIQVYDEPELSVETRVSDNGTIDYPFLGKIRLKGKTLEEVKVAIHDGLLDGYLINPNVSVSILEYRPFFVNGQVMKPGSYPYYPGLTVNQAITIAGGFTERASKTNLQISSSDDPQAKPVKVTLFSKLQPGDILTVAESFF; this is encoded by the coding sequence ATTATGAAGTCCTTGTTCTCTTTGTTGTTGTGTCTGTTGTTATTACCGTCTTTGGCAATAGCTAATGATGACTTTTATCGATTGGGCGTTGGCGATCAAATTCGTATTCAAGTCTATGATGAACCCGAACTCTCGGTGGAGACCCGCGTCAGCGACAACGGTACGATTGATTATCCATTCCTTGGCAAAATTCGCTTAAAGGGTAAAACCTTAGAAGAAGTGAAAGTCGCCATCCATGATGGTTTATTAGATGGTTATCTGATCAACCCGAATGTATCCGTTTCCATCCTTGAATATCGTCCTTTCTTTGTGAATGGCCAGGTTATGAAACCGGGGAGTTACCCTTATTATCCTGGGCTGACGGTGAATCAAGCGATCACTATTGCTGGAGGATTCACTGAGCGTGCCTCGAAAACCAACCTGCAGATTTCCAGTAGTGATGATCCACAAGCCAAACCGGTCAAAGTGACCTTATTTAGCAAATTGCAGCCCGGTGACATTTTAACCGTTGCTGAAAGCTTCTTTTAA
- the vpsM gene encoding exopolysaccharide biosynthesis beta-barrel protein VpsM — MKLTSLLNASVVTLVASHMPLGMAKPTPNPIETESGIAIVPFLNLSTGYNDNIAKADQGLDSSAFSIIEPGVALQIEPQGNKTELRYRLRNGTYFSSHQDNFTDHYLDLTSDWELNSRHRLALQYNLALAHEGRGDNDTTLGLEYNQYDSNTLNLGYGFGSTEAVGRIETNVGWQNFTYQNNRNITQYQDWDELRFNSTFYYQALPRTSLIAEVIVNSRRYDTIAPGSSSKDNDHYFAYLGTSWDATGKLQGNIKLGYQQKDFDAPSRRDFSSASWDMDVTYLIRSYSALQLVTNRRSTDSDGDGDAIDAATYQVNWSHNWDTQWATEAALTRLSEDYTESARQDDTTSASLRASYDFRRWLTFEFGLGREKKDSNINTLSYSQNVYYLTIQGVM, encoded by the coding sequence ATGAAACTGACTTCTCTTTTGAACGCCAGCGTAGTGACGCTAGTGGCGAGCCATATGCCTTTGGGTATGGCAAAGCCGACCCCAAACCCGATTGAAACCGAATCGGGTATTGCTATTGTGCCTTTTCTAAATCTTTCAACGGGTTATAACGACAATATTGCGAAAGCGGATCAGGGGCTTGATAGCTCGGCATTTTCCATTATTGAACCGGGTGTTGCTCTGCAAATTGAGCCACAAGGCAATAAAACGGAGCTTCGTTATCGGCTTCGTAACGGGACGTATTTTAGCTCCCATCAAGATAACTTTACCGATCATTATCTTGACCTAACCAGTGATTGGGAGCTCAATTCGCGCCATCGTTTAGCCTTGCAGTACAACTTAGCTTTGGCACATGAAGGTCGAGGTGACAACGACACAACCTTAGGTTTGGAATATAACCAATACGACAGTAACACCCTCAATCTAGGGTATGGTTTTGGTTCGACAGAAGCTGTAGGTCGAATTGAAACTAATGTCGGGTGGCAAAACTTTACTTACCAGAACAACCGTAACATCACCCAGTATCAGGACTGGGATGAGCTGCGCTTTAACTCAACCTTTTATTATCAGGCTCTGCCTCGTACATCATTGATTGCCGAAGTGATCGTTAACTCTCGTCGTTACGACACCATTGCACCAGGCTCAAGCAGCAAAGACAACGATCATTATTTTGCCTACCTTGGAACATCTTGGGATGCAACGGGTAAGCTGCAGGGCAACATTAAGTTGGGTTATCAGCAGAAGGATTTTGATGCGCCGAGCCGCCGAGATTTCAGCTCCGCCTCTTGGGATATGGATGTGACCTATCTCATTCGTTCCTATTCGGCATTACAACTGGTTACGAATCGCCGTTCGACCGATTCTGATGGTGATGGGGATGCGATTGATGCGGCAACCTATCAAGTCAATTGGTCACACAACTGGGATACTCAGTGGGCCACTGAAGCGGCATTAACTCGCTTGAGCGAGGACTACACGGAGTCTGCTCGTCAAGACGACACAACCAGTGCCAGCTTACGTGCCAGTTATGATTTTCGCCGTTGGCTAACTTTTGAATTTGGGCTAGGCCGTGAGAAAAAAGACTCCAACATCAACACGCTTAGCTATAGTCAAAATGTGTATTACCTGACGATCCAAGGAGTCATGTAG
- the vpsL gene encoding exopolysaccharide biosynthesis glycosyltransferase VpsL: MREKGLIRIGIYPGKFFYRLIDSFFILLIMYLSIKSQHQVVTMAYISVALLGVLFYSYIAESLDIYSGWRTAKLRSLSLHTAFCWAATIACLTLLAYFSKTGIEFSRLVVGTWFVGSFSALILWRVFAFATIYYLHKKGLHTKNAVIIGMTAQGQELASSLNHNPELGIVMQGFYDDRAPSRLDDAIPVLGNINDALSLAKTGQVQNVYIALPMQAQRRINQILDAFSDSTVNTYIVPDFFTFNLLHSRWYTIGDVNAFSIFDTPFNGLLNWVKRFEDLVLSSLILMLISPVLLLVAIGVKLSSPGPVIFKQNRYGLDGKPIQVWKFRSMRVMDNGSKVQQATKGDPRVTRFGAFIRRTSLDELPQFFNVLQGTMSIVGPRPHAVAHNEQYRTIVNRYMLRHKVKPGITGWAQINGWRGETDTVDKMEKRVQFDLDYIHRWSLWFDIKIVFLTIFKGFVGKNAY; the protein is encoded by the coding sequence ATGAGGGAAAAAGGCCTAATCCGTATCGGTATTTATCCGGGTAAGTTTTTCTACAGACTGATTGATAGTTTTTTTATATTGTTAATCATGTATCTGTCGATTAAGTCTCAACATCAGGTTGTCACCATGGCTTATATTTCGGTGGCCTTGCTTGGTGTTCTTTTTTACTCCTATATTGCTGAAAGTCTGGATATTTACAGTGGTTGGCGTACCGCAAAGCTGCGTTCGCTATCTCTGCACACGGCATTTTGCTGGGCGGCTACTATCGCCTGTTTGACCTTGCTAGCCTATTTCTCAAAAACGGGGATTGAATTTTCTCGGCTAGTGGTAGGTACTTGGTTTGTAGGATCTTTTTCGGCGTTGATTCTGTGGCGAGTGTTTGCCTTTGCCACCATTTATTATCTGCATAAAAAAGGGCTGCATACCAAAAATGCGGTCATTATCGGTATGACAGCGCAGGGGCAGGAGCTCGCATCAAGCCTTAATCACAATCCTGAGTTGGGTATTGTGATGCAAGGTTTTTATGATGATCGCGCACCTTCACGCCTTGATGATGCAATTCCTGTATTGGGCAATATTAACGATGCACTCAGCCTTGCGAAAACAGGGCAAGTGCAGAATGTGTATATTGCCTTACCGATGCAAGCTCAGCGCCGTATCAATCAAATTCTGGATGCGTTTTCCGACAGTACCGTCAATACCTACATAGTGCCTGACTTTTTTACGTTTAACTTATTGCACTCACGTTGGTACACGATTGGTGATGTGAACGCTTTCAGTATCTTCGATACGCCGTTTAATGGATTGTTGAACTGGGTGAAGCGCTTTGAAGATTTGGTGCTGAGCAGCCTGATTCTGATGCTGATCAGTCCCGTTTTATTGCTCGTTGCTATTGGCGTCAAACTCAGTTCGCCTGGGCCAGTCATCTTTAAACAAAATCGCTATGGTTTAGATGGTAAACCAATCCAAGTTTGGAAGTTTCGCAGCATGCGAGTGATGGATAATGGCAGTAAGGTGCAGCAGGCCACCAAAGGGGATCCGCGTGTTACTCGATTTGGTGCTTTTATTCGTCGTACATCTTTGGATGAATTACCACAATTTTTCAACGTACTGCAAGGGACTATGTCCATCGTTGGCCCCAGACCTCATGCCGTGGCACACAATGAGCAATATCGCACCATTGTGAACCGCTACATGCTGCGCCATAAAGTGAAACCAGGCATAACCGGCTGGGCGCAAATCAATGGTTGGCGTGGAGAAACGGACACCGTTGATAAGATGGAAAAGCGAGTACAGTTCGATCTCGACTATATCCATCGTTGGTCATTGTGGTTTGACATCAAAATCGTCTTTCTCACCATCTTCAAAGGTTTTGTTGGAAAGAACGCATATTAA